One part of the Sciurus carolinensis chromosome 4, mSciCar1.2, whole genome shotgun sequence genome encodes these proteins:
- the Triobp gene encoding TRIO and F-actin-binding protein isoform X3 produces MGGWKGPGLRRGRAGLEERRAPAERGGGGGVPAPRSPARERLPPSGRLLPPPRGAAMTPDLLNFKKGWMSILDGPGEWKKHWFVLTDSSLKYYRDSTAEEADELDGEIDLRSCTDVTEFAVQRNYGFQIHTKDAVYTLSAMTSGIRRNWIEALRKTVRPTSAPDVTKLSDCDKENTPRGCGTQKGSLKAGEQRAAREVVGRGGPRSADGPRQAPDYVELSPVAQRSPQRARTPDRPAKQEELERDLAQRSEERRKWFEDSRAPEAPAGEGPRRSLGAPLTEDQQSRLSEEIEKKWQELEKLPLRENRRVPLTALLNQGRGERRGPPGDSHEALEKEVQSLRAQLEAWRLRGEAPQNAPRPQEDGLIPPGYISQLVGMITVPILQTRPLSTERLCDLPEVTRPAGGRGGI; encoded by the exons atgggCGGATGGAAGGGGCCGGGACTGCGCCGGggaagggcagggctggaggagcgGCGGGCGCCGGCCGAgaggggcggcggcggcggggtcCCCGCGCCGCGGAGCCCGGCCCGAGAGCGCCTTCCACCGTCCGGCCGCCTGCTCCCGCCGCCCCGGGGCGCCGCCATGACG CCCGACCTGCTCAACTTCAAGAAGGGATGGATGTCCATCTTGGACGGGCCTGGAGAG TGGAAGAAGCACTGGTTTGTGCTGACGGATTCAAGCCTCAAGTATTACAGAGACTCCACAGCGGAAGAG GCAGACGAGCTGGACGGAGAGATTGACCTGCGCTCCTGCACAGATGTCACCGAGTTCGCAGTGCAGCGCAACTATGGCTTCCAGATCCAC ACCAAGGATGCCGTCTATACCTTGTCGGCCATGACCTCGGGCATCCGGCGGAACTGGATCGAGGCTCTGAGGAAGACCGTGCGTCCAACGTCAGCCCCAGATGTCACCAA GCTCTCGGACTGCGACAAGGAGAACACCCCTCGTGGCTGTGGCACCCAGAAGGGCTCCCTGAAGGCCGGGGAGCAGCGGGCCGCTCGCGAGGTCGTTGGCCGGGGCGGCCCTCGGAGCGCCGATGGGCCTCGGCAGGCCCCGGACTACGTGGAGCTCTCCCCGGTGGCTCAGCGCAGCCCGCAGCGGGCCCGCACCCCCGACCGCCCAGCCAAGCAGGAGGAGCTGGAGCGCGACCTGGCCCAGCGCTCCGAGGAGCGCCGCAAGTGGTTTGAGGATAGTCGGGCCCCAGAGGCGCCCGCTGGTGAGGGGCCGCGCAGGAGCCTGGGCGCCCCGCTGACCGAGGACCAGCAGAGCCGGCTCAGCGAAGAGATCGAGAAGAAGTGGCAGGAGCTGGAGAAGCTGCCTCTGCGGGAGAACAGGCGGGTGCCGCTCACCGCCCTGCTCAACCAAGGCCGAGGCGAGCGCCGCGGGCCCCCGGGTGACAGCCACGAGGCCCTGGAGAAGGAG GTCCAGTCTCTTCGAGCCCAGCTGGAGGCGTGGCGTCTCCGAGGGGAGGCTCCTCAGAACGCACCCAGACCCCAGGAGGATGGCCTCATCCCCCCAGGCTACATCTCTCAG CTGGTGGGCATGATCactgtgcccattttacagacaaggccACTGAGCACTGAGAGGTTATGTGATTTGCCCGAGGTCACCCGACCTGCCGGTGGCAGaggtgggatttga
- the Triobp gene encoding TRIO and F-actin-binding protein isoform X2: MGGWKGPGLRRGRAGLEERRAPAERGGGGGVPAPRSPARERLPPSGRLLPPPRGAAMTPDLLNFKKGWMSILDGPGEWKKHWFVLTDSSLKYYRDSTAEEADELDGEIDLRSCTDVTEFAVQRNYGFQIHTKDAVYTLSAMTSGIRRNWIEALRKTVRPTSAPDVTKLSDCDKENTPRGCGTQKGSLKAGEQRAAREVVGRGGPRSADGPRQAPDYVELSPVAQRSPQRARTPDRPAKQEELERDLAQRSEERRKWFEDSRAPEAPAGEGPRRSLGAPLTEDQQSRLSEEIEKKWQELEKLPLRENRRVPLTALLNQGRGERRGPPGDSHEALEKEVQSLRAQLEAWRLRGEAPQNAPRPQEDGLIPPGYISQEACERSLAEMESSHQQVMEQLQRHHERELQRLQQEKEWLLAEETAATASAMEAMKKAYQEELSRELSKTRSLQQGPDGLRKQHQSDVEALKRELQVLSEQYSQKCLEIGALTRQAEEREDTLRRCQQEGQELLRHNQELHAHLSEEISRLRGFVALQGTGNSRGRPERSSCELEVLLRVKENELQYLKKEVRCLRDELQVMQKDQRSTSGKYQDVYVELNHIKTRSEREIEQLREHLRLAMAALQEKESTRNSLAQ; the protein is encoded by the exons atgggCGGATGGAAGGGGCCGGGACTGCGCCGGggaagggcagggctggaggagcgGCGGGCGCCGGCCGAgaggggcggcggcggcggggtcCCCGCGCCGCGGAGCCCGGCCCGAGAGCGCCTTCCACCGTCCGGCCGCCTGCTCCCGCCGCCCCGGGGCGCCGCCATGACG CCCGACCTGCTCAACTTCAAGAAGGGATGGATGTCCATCTTGGACGGGCCTGGAGAG TGGAAGAAGCACTGGTTTGTGCTGACGGATTCAAGCCTCAAGTATTACAGAGACTCCACAGCGGAAGAG GCAGACGAGCTGGACGGAGAGATTGACCTGCGCTCCTGCACAGATGTCACCGAGTTCGCAGTGCAGCGCAACTATGGCTTCCAGATCCAC ACCAAGGATGCCGTCTATACCTTGTCGGCCATGACCTCGGGCATCCGGCGGAACTGGATCGAGGCTCTGAGGAAGACCGTGCGTCCAACGTCAGCCCCAGATGTCACCAA GCTCTCGGACTGCGACAAGGAGAACACCCCTCGTGGCTGTGGCACCCAGAAGGGCTCCCTGAAGGCCGGGGAGCAGCGGGCCGCTCGCGAGGTCGTTGGCCGGGGCGGCCCTCGGAGCGCCGATGGGCCTCGGCAGGCCCCGGACTACGTGGAGCTCTCCCCGGTGGCTCAGCGCAGCCCGCAGCGGGCCCGCACCCCCGACCGCCCAGCCAAGCAGGAGGAGCTGGAGCGCGACCTGGCCCAGCGCTCCGAGGAGCGCCGCAAGTGGTTTGAGGATAGTCGGGCCCCAGAGGCGCCCGCTGGTGAGGGGCCGCGCAGGAGCCTGGGCGCCCCGCTGACCGAGGACCAGCAGAGCCGGCTCAGCGAAGAGATCGAGAAGAAGTGGCAGGAGCTGGAGAAGCTGCCTCTGCGGGAGAACAGGCGGGTGCCGCTCACCGCCCTGCTCAACCAAGGCCGAGGCGAGCGCCGCGGGCCCCCGGGTGACAGCCACGAGGCCCTGGAGAAGGAG GTCCAGTCTCTTCGAGCCCAGCTGGAGGCGTGGCGTCTCCGAGGGGAGGCTCCTCAGAACGCACCCAGACCCCAGGAGGATGGCCTCATCCCCCCAGGCTACATCTCTCAG GAGGCCTGTGAGCGCAGCCTGGCGGAGATGGAGTCCTCGCACCAGCAGGTGATGGAGCAGCTGCAGCGGCACCATGAGCGAGAACTGCAGCGGCTGCAGCAGGAAAAGGAGTGGCTGCTGGCCGAGGAGACGGCTGCCACGGCCTCAG CCATGGAAGCCATGAAGAAGGCCTACCAGGAGGAGCTGAGCCGGGAGCTGAGCAAGACGCGGAGCCTGCAGCAGGGCCCAGATGGCCTCCGCAAGCAGCACCA GTCGGACGTGGAGGCGCTGAAGCGGGAGCTGCAGGTGCTGTCGGAGCAGTACTCACAGAAGTGCCTGGAGATCGGGGCGCTGACGCGGCAGGCCGAGGAGCGCGAGGACACTCTGCGGCGCTGCCAGCAGGAGGGCCAGGAGCTGCTGCGCCACAACCAG GAGCTGCACGCCCACCTATCGGAGGAGATCAGCCGGCTGCGCGGCTTCGTCGCCTTGCAGGGCACCGGCAATAGCCGCGGGCGCCCCGAGCGCAGCTCCTGCGAGCTGGAG GTGCTGCTGCGGGTGAAGGAGAACGAGCTCCAGTACCTGAAGAAGGAGGTGCGGTGTCTCCGGGACGAGCTCCAGGTGATGCAGAAG GACCAGCGCTCCACCTCGGGGAAGTACCAAGACGTGTACGTGGAGCTGAACCACATCAAGACGCGGTCAGAGCGGGAGATCGAGCAGCTGAGGGAGCACCTGCGGCTCGCCATGGCCGCCCTGCAGGAGAAGGAGTCCACGCGCAACAGCCTGGCCCAGTAG